A section of the Elizabethkingia anophelis R26 genome encodes:
- the kdpC gene encoding K(+)-transporting ATPase subunit C: MKNYILPAVKLTFVMTVLVGIYLLFVYAGSKVLPTGGNAEIITYKGQKFYRNIGQEFKSPKYFHGRPSSVNYKADGSGASNKAPSNKEYLDIVQKRLDTLKMENPGMESTKVPVELITASGSGLDPDISPEGALYQVKRIAKVRNLSEEEVKNLVTQNTTPPVLHLLGPAKVNVLELNLALDKLSRHQ; this comes from the coding sequence ATGAAAAATTATATTCTACCTGCTGTAAAACTCACATTTGTGATGACAGTCCTCGTTGGCATTTATCTTCTATTTGTATATGCTGGCTCAAAAGTTCTTCCTACCGGTGGAAATGCCGAAATTATTACCTACAAAGGTCAAAAGTTCTACAGAAATATCGGACAGGAATTCAAATCTCCAAAATACTTTCACGGACGTCCTTCTTCAGTAAATTATAAAGCTGATGGAAGCGGCGCAAGCAATAAAGCCCCAAGCAATAAAGAGTATCTGGATATTGTACAAAAGAGACTTGATACGCTGAAAATGGAAAACCCAGGCATGGAAAGCACAAAAGTTCCTGTGGAACTTATTACTGCCAGTGGCAGCGGTTTGGATCCGGATATTTCTCCTGAAGGAGCACTTTATCAGGTAAAAAGAATTGCTAAAGTTCGTAATCTTTCCGAGGAAGAAGTTAAGAATCTTGTTACCCAAAACACAACTCCACCAGTTCTTCACCTTCTGGGACCTGCTAAAGTAAACGTATTAGAGCTGAATCTGGCATTAGACAAACTTAGTCGTCACCAATAA
- the kdpA gene encoding potassium-transporting ATPase subunit KdpA, giving the protein MNTEILGIIAMFVLTLIIGLFLGKYIARVYGYEKTFLDPVFNPVEKLFFKISGINPNRQMNWKQNMYAMLTINLVWFVIGFILLQTQQWLPLNPDNNPNMSPDLAFNTTISFLVNCNLQHYSGETGVSYLSQLFLMFLQFVTAATGMAAMAVLFKAFKEKTTTELGNFYDYFMKSMTRILIPISIIVAFILSANGSPMTFEGKDHITTLEGQKSDVSRGPVAAFVAIKHLGTNGGGFFGTNSAHPLENPNYVTNITEMATQMIIPFALVFALGFYLKRKKLSRIIFTVMTVGFLALAIPNVINETSGNPLITQMGADSSLGAMEGKEIRFGSASSGYWSIATTVISTGSVNSMHDSTMPLSGMNELLAMMINCFYGGCGVGILNYFIFIILAVFISGLMVGRTPEFLGKKIEAKEMKIAMIVALFHPFLILAGTALTAYLPEFGTKTLNNPGFHGFSEMLYEFTSSSANNGSGFEGLGDNTPWWNISTGIVLLLSRFIPIIGPIAIAGCLAEKKFIPEGSGTLKTDTLTFGFMTLAVIILIAALSFFPSLTLGPIAEQLQYFSK; this is encoded by the coding sequence ATGAATACAGAAATTTTAGGCATTATTGCCATGTTTGTTCTAACTTTAATCATAGGTCTTTTCTTAGGAAAATATATTGCCCGTGTGTATGGTTATGAGAAAACCTTTTTAGACCCGGTTTTTAATCCTGTTGAAAAGTTATTCTTCAAAATATCAGGAATAAATCCTAATCGCCAGATGAACTGGAAGCAAAATATGTATGCCATGCTTACCATTAATCTGGTTTGGTTTGTTATCGGGTTCATCCTCTTGCAAACCCAACAATGGCTGCCTCTGAATCCGGACAACAATCCTAATATGTCACCGGATTTAGCCTTTAATACGACGATATCTTTTCTTGTTAACTGTAACCTTCAGCATTACTCTGGTGAAACAGGAGTCAGTTACCTCAGCCAGCTTTTCCTGATGTTTCTTCAGTTTGTAACAGCTGCAACCGGAATGGCGGCTATGGCTGTACTATTTAAAGCGTTCAAAGAAAAAACAACTACAGAATTAGGAAACTTCTACGATTATTTTATGAAATCTATGACCCGGATTCTGATTCCTATTTCCATTATTGTAGCATTTATACTTTCTGCAAATGGAAGCCCAATGACTTTTGAAGGGAAAGATCATATTACAACACTTGAAGGACAAAAATCAGACGTTTCAAGAGGTCCTGTAGCTGCATTTGTTGCTATTAAACACCTGGGAACCAATGGTGGTGGTTTTTTCGGTACTAACTCTGCCCACCCCTTGGAAAATCCTAATTACGTTACCAATATTACGGAAATGGCAACTCAGATGATCATTCCGTTTGCGTTAGTATTTGCATTGGGCTTTTATCTTAAAAGAAAAAAATTATCCCGGATTATATTTACAGTAATGACGGTGGGCTTTCTTGCATTAGCAATTCCTAATGTAATCAATGAGACTTCCGGAAATCCTCTTATTACTCAGATGGGTGCAGATAGCAGTCTCGGTGCGATGGAAGGCAAAGAAATTCGCTTTGGTAGCGCCTCTTCAGGCTATTGGAGCATTGCAACTACTGTAATCTCTACCGGATCTGTAAACTCTATGCACGACAGTACAATGCCTCTTTCCGGAATGAATGAACTTCTGGCAATGATGATTAACTGTTTTTATGGAGGTTGTGGTGTTGGAATTCTTAATTACTTCATCTTCATTATTCTGGCGGTATTTATCAGCGGGCTAATGGTTGGAAGAACTCCTGAGTTTCTGGGTAAAAAGATTGAGGCCAAAGAAATGAAAATCGCTATGATTGTGGCATTATTCCATCCGTTTCTTATTCTTGCAGGAACTGCACTTACAGCCTATCTGCCGGAATTTGGCACAAAGACATTAAACAACCCGGGATTCCACGGCTTCAGCGAAATGCTGTATGAATTCACCTCTTCTTCAGCAAACAACGGATCGGGCTTTGAAGGCCTGGGAGACAATACACCTTGGTGGAATATTTCCACAGGGATAGTCCTTCTTCTTTCAAGATTTATCCCGATTATAGGTCCTATTGCCATTGCAGGATGCCTGGCTGAGAAAAAATTCATTCCTGAGGGCTCCGGAACACTAAAAACTGACACATTAACTTTTGGATTCATGACACTTGCTGTCATTATATTAATTGCTGCACTATCTTTCTTCCCTTCTCTTACACTGGGACCAATCGCAGAACAGCTTCAATATTTTTCCAAATAA
- a CDS encoding porin: MKKSMIALVAIGLSFSAKAQSSDSISTDKKITFSAYAEVFYSYNFNEPKNHISQTFLYNFNRHNELNLNLAVAKATYQDKRIRANLALMAGTYAQDNMVAEQGALRYINEANIGVKISENKNLWIDAGIMPSHIGWESAIGKDNYTLTRSLAAENSPYFETGVRLSYTTDNGKWYLSGLVLNGWQRIAKPEGNQSISFGHQVTYKPSEKITLNSSSFIGNDKSREEKRMRYFHDLYGTFQLTDKFSAIAGFDIGAEQKVKGSDAYNIWYSPNLLLKYQLNPDWAVAGRLEYYNDKNGVIINSGTPNGFQTFGYSVNVDYTIFKNVMFRTEARGFTSKDAVFAKNDNFKKANFIITSSLNVWF, translated from the coding sequence ATGAAAAAGAGCATGATAGCCCTTGTGGCAATAGGACTGAGTTTTTCAGCAAAAGCACAGTCTTCAGACAGTATTTCAACAGATAAAAAAATAACTTTTTCTGCCTATGCAGAAGTATTTTACAGTTATAATTTCAATGAACCCAAAAATCATATCAGCCAAACCTTTTTATATAACTTCAATCGACATAACGAACTTAATCTTAATCTGGCCGTTGCAAAAGCAACTTATCAGGATAAGCGTATAAGAGCGAACTTAGCACTAATGGCAGGAACTTATGCTCAGGACAATATGGTTGCTGAACAGGGAGCACTGCGCTACATCAATGAAGCCAATATTGGGGTGAAAATTTCTGAAAATAAAAATTTGTGGATCGATGCAGGGATTATGCCGTCGCATATTGGATGGGAAAGTGCAATTGGAAAAGATAACTATACATTGACCCGAAGCCTTGCCGCTGAAAACTCTCCGTATTTTGAAACGGGTGTCAGACTTTCTTATACTACTGATAATGGAAAATGGTACCTCAGCGGACTCGTACTAAACGGATGGCAAAGAATAGCCAAGCCTGAAGGCAATCAGAGCATTTCTTTCGGACATCAGGTTACTTACAAACCATCAGAGAAAATAACCCTGAACAGCAGCTCATTTATCGGAAACGATAAGTCAAGAGAAGAAAAAAGAATGCGGTATTTCCACGATTTATACGGAACCTTTCAATTAACTGATAAATTTTCTGCTATCGCAGGTTTTGATATAGGAGCAGAACAAAAAGTAAAAGGTAGTGATGCCTATAATATCTGGTACTCTCCTAACCTGTTATTAAAATATCAGCTTAATCCGGATTGGGCTGTAGCAGGAAGACTGGAATATTACAATGATAAAAACGGGGTAATTATCAATTCCGGTACACCCAATGGATTTCAAACTTTTGGTTATTCTGTAAATGTGGATTACACTATTTTCAAAAATGTAATGTTCCGTACAGAAGCAAGAGGCTTTACTTCTAAGGATGCTGTTTTTGCAAAAAATGATAATTTTAAAAAAGCTAATTTTATTATAACATCAAGTCTTAACGTATGGTTTTAA
- a CDS encoding signal transduction histidine kinase, with product MSSADHFLQLIQKSKRGKFKIYIGMSAGVGKTFRMLQEAHTLLRNGIDVKAGFIETHGREETDALAIGIPTIERRSIFYKGKYLEEMDLQAIINDHPEVVLVDELAHTNVEGSKNKKRWQDVLEVLENGINVISAMNIQHIESLNEDVKNITGIEVSERVPDKVLALADEVVNIDLTADELLTRLKEGKIYKKEKIETALANFFQSNHILQLRELALKEVATHVEKKVEAEIKTENFKPVKFLACISSNEKVAKTIIRKTARLASYYSSPWTVLYIQKPSESPEKIALDKQRYLINNFNLAQELGAKVVRMKESSVHQGILEYVNQHNITTVCIGKPRHKLWQRISGYSWIYTLMNRLNEKHIDIIILS from the coding sequence ATGTCATCAGCAGACCATTTTTTACAACTTATCCAGAAGTCCAAACGGGGAAAATTCAAAATATACATCGGTATGAGTGCCGGAGTAGGAAAAACATTCCGTATGCTTCAGGAAGCACATACCCTTTTGAGAAACGGTATCGATGTAAAAGCGGGCTTTATTGAAACCCATGGCAGAGAAGAAACAGATGCTCTTGCCATAGGAATTCCAACTATTGAAAGAAGGTCGATATTCTATAAAGGGAAATATCTGGAAGAAATGGATCTTCAGGCTATAATTAATGATCATCCGGAAGTAGTTTTGGTAGATGAATTGGCTCATACTAATGTAGAAGGCTCTAAAAACAAAAAACGCTGGCAGGATGTACTGGAAGTTCTGGAAAACGGAATCAACGTAATCAGTGCAATGAATATTCAGCACATAGAAAGTCTGAATGAAGATGTAAAAAACATTACCGGAATAGAGGTATCCGAGCGTGTTCCTGATAAAGTTTTGGCACTCGCAGATGAAGTTGTAAACATAGACCTTACAGCTGATGAACTGCTAACCCGGCTAAAGGAAGGTAAAATCTATAAAAAAGAAAAAATAGAAACAGCACTTGCCAATTTTTTTCAGAGCAATCATATATTGCAACTCAGGGAACTGGCTTTGAAAGAAGTGGCTACCCATGTAGAAAAAAAGGTAGAAGCTGAAATAAAAACAGAAAACTTTAAACCGGTTAAATTTCTAGCTTGTATCAGTAGTAATGAAAAAGTAGCTAAAACCATTATCCGAAAAACAGCCCGTCTGGCAAGTTACTATAGCAGTCCATGGACTGTTCTTTATATACAGAAGCCTTCAGAAAGTCCTGAAAAAATAGCCCTGGATAAGCAACGTTACCTGATTAATAATTTTAACTTAGCGCAGGAATTAGGAGCCAAAGTTGTACGCATGAAAGAAAGCAGTGTTCACCAGGGAATTCTGGAATATGTTAACCAGCATAATATTACCACAGTATGTATAGGGAAACCCCGTCATAAACTATGGCAGCGCATATCCGGTTACAGCTGGATTTATACGTTAATGAACCGACTGAATGAAAAACATATTGATATTATCATTTTATCTTAA
- the kdpB gene encoding potassium-transporting ATPase subunit KdpB, translating into MKNQSQTLFQKDLVNEAVKQSFVKLNPKIMFKNPVMFLVEIGTVVMLIVSLFSLAGNTSQGSFAYNFLVFIILFFTVLFANFAEAIAEARGKAQADSLRKTREETPAKVIIKDQPGFQIETTLKRSAEMQLGDIFLCEAGDQIPMDGEIIEGLATIDESAITGESAPVIREAGGDKSSVTGGTKVLSDRIKVRVTTKPGESFLDKMIALVEGASRQKTPNEIALTILLAGFTLTFIIVTVTLKPFADYAQTPITIAAFISLFVCLIPTTIGGLLSAIGIAGMDRALRANVITKSGKAVETAGDIDVLLLDKTGTITIGNRKATQFHPCLAVAKDDFVKAAALSSVADETPEGKSIIELSQLKSEDLRIDNPHYINFTAETRSSGVDFDNTRIRKGAYDAIKKLTEKAGNIFPKETEQAVINISENGGTPLVVSLNEKVIGVIELQDIIKTGIQERFQRLRKMGVKTVMVTGDNPLTAKYIAEKAGVDDFIAEAKPEDKMNYIKKEQQSGKLVAMMGDGTNDAPALAQADVGVAMNSGTQAAKEAGNMVDLDNDPTKLIEIVEIGKQLLMTRGTLTTFSIANDIAKYFAIIPALFITFIPALQKLNIMQLHSPQSAILSAIIFNAVIIPILIPLALKGVAYKPIGASALLRRNLLIYGLGGIIVPFIGIKIIDLLISVFF; encoded by the coding sequence ATGAAAAATCAATCTCAAACATTATTTCAAAAAGATTTGGTAAACGAGGCTGTGAAACAATCTTTCGTAAAACTGAATCCGAAAATTATGTTTAAAAATCCGGTGATGTTTCTTGTAGAAATTGGTACAGTAGTTATGCTTATTGTATCATTATTCAGCCTTGCAGGAAATACAAGCCAGGGAAGCTTTGCTTATAACTTTTTAGTTTTTATTATATTATTTTTCACTGTTCTTTTCGCCAATTTTGCTGAAGCAATAGCAGAAGCCAGAGGTAAAGCACAGGCTGATTCTCTTCGAAAAACCCGTGAGGAAACTCCTGCAAAAGTTATTATAAAAGATCAGCCGGGATTTCAGATAGAAACCACATTGAAAAGATCTGCGGAAATGCAATTGGGAGATATCTTCTTATGTGAAGCCGGAGATCAGATTCCAATGGATGGTGAGATTATTGAAGGATTGGCTACTATTGATGAGTCTGCCATTACCGGAGAAAGCGCTCCTGTTATTCGTGAAGCCGGAGGCGACAAAAGCTCTGTAACCGGGGGTACAAAAGTACTATCTGACAGAATAAAAGTAAGAGTTACAACTAAACCTGGTGAATCTTTTCTGGACAAAATGATTGCTCTTGTGGAAGGAGCTTCCCGCCAGAAAACACCTAATGAAATTGCATTAACAATACTTCTGGCAGGCTTTACACTTACCTTTATTATTGTTACTGTAACACTGAAACCTTTTGCAGACTATGCGCAAACCCCAATTACTATAGCGGCATTCATTTCCCTCTTCGTTTGTTTAATCCCCACTACAATTGGAGGTTTGCTTTCTGCAATCGGAATTGCAGGAATGGACAGAGCACTTCGCGCTAATGTAATTACTAAAAGTGGTAAAGCCGTAGAAACTGCCGGAGATATAGATGTACTGCTTTTGGATAAAACCGGAACTATTACAATAGGAAACCGTAAGGCCACTCAGTTTCACCCTTGTCTGGCTGTAGCGAAAGATGATTTTGTAAAAGCTGCTGCTCTTAGCTCTGTTGCAGATGAAACCCCTGAAGGAAAATCTATTATAGAACTAAGCCAGCTGAAATCAGAGGACCTGAGAATAGACAATCCTCATTACATCAACTTTACAGCTGAAACAAGAAGCTCGGGTGTAGATTTCGACAATACCAGAATCCGAAAGGGAGCTTATGATGCGATAAAAAAACTGACAGAGAAAGCAGGAAATATTTTCCCTAAAGAAACAGAACAAGCGGTAATCAACATTTCTGAGAATGGAGGTACCCCATTAGTGGTATCACTTAATGAAAAAGTCATTGGCGTAATAGAATTGCAGGACATTATTAAAACCGGAATTCAGGAACGCTTCCAGCGGCTAAGAAAAATGGGCGTAAAAACAGTAATGGTTACCGGAGACAATCCTTTAACTGCAAAATATATTGCTGAAAAAGCAGGAGTAGACGATTTTATTGCTGAAGCTAAACCAGAGGATAAGATGAACTACATCAAAAAAGAGCAACAATCTGGAAAACTGGTTGCAATGATGGGAGACGGAACGAATGATGCGCCCGCATTGGCTCAGGCAGATGTAGGTGTAGCAATGAACAGCGGAACACAGGCAGCAAAAGAAGCCGGAAATATGGTAGATCTAGACAATGATCCTACTAAACTTATTGAAATTGTGGAAATTGGAAAACAATTGCTAATGACCCGCGGAACGCTGACTACCTTTAGTATTGCTAATGATATTGCCAAATATTTCGCGATTATTCCGGCCTTGTTTATCACCTTTATTCCGGCGCTTCAGAAGCTTAATATTATGCAGCTTCACAGTCCGCAATCGGCAATATTATCAGCCATTATATTCAATGCTGTAATTATCCCTATTCTTATTCCGCTTGCACTAAAAGGTGTAGCTTACAAACCAATAGGTGCCAGTGCTCTTCTGAGAAGAAATCTGCTTATCTACGGATTAGGGGGAATCATTGTTCCTTTCATCGGAATAAAAATTATTGATCTGTTAATCAGTGTATTCTTTTAA
- a CDS encoding potassium-transporting ATPase subunit F — translation MWSLFILSVLAFIYICYVLMKPEKF, via the coding sequence ATGTGGAGTTTATTCATCCTTTCCGTTCTGGCCTTCATTTACATCTGTTATGTGCTTATGAAGCCTGAAAAATTTTAA
- a CDS encoding HAMP domain-containing sensor histidine kinase, translated as MKLKTKLTLGVGLLFLLIVLLSVIGALYINKLKSDTEKILTANYNSLEYAKNMMLALDKIDTDSAKAVKSFKINNAFQDKNLSEPGEREATHSLNIHFKKYLEEKTIAGEKQIRSDLAKIMSLNMKAIERKSDTAIVTAGNATFWIVSLGTVCFMIAFTLLFNLPQTIAEPIRQLTSSIRQIAGRNYHERVHFKGSEEFNDLADSFNIMAEKLEEYESSNLSKQLMDKKRIETLVNNMHDAVIGLDENHFIYMINDQALRITNLKKEELMGKTAHEVAINNDLLRELLKNIDNPSEEPIKIVADNKESYFEQDVIPISAIKTGEKEKKNIGKVILLRNITPFKELDFAKTNFIATISHELKTPIAAIKMGVQLLGNQKFGSLNEQQQELLKSIDEDGQRLLTITSELLNLSQVESGNIRLNVESCNPEELVYTAVKNVEMLAEQKNISVITEIKTNKEDRVAADFDKTVWVINNFLSNAIKHSFPEESIRILIEKKGAFVRFGISDSGKGIDEKYHRQIFDRYFQVPGEHQSGTGLGLAISKNFIEKQHGEIGVFSSLNQGSTFYFTLPLSGAEI; from the coding sequence ATGAAACTTAAAACAAAACTCACTTTAGGAGTCGGGCTTCTGTTTTTACTGATTGTTTTACTCTCAGTGATTGGTGCTTTGTATATCAATAAGCTGAAATCCGACACTGAGAAAATTCTTACAGCCAATTACAACAGTCTTGAATACGCTAAAAACATGATGCTGGCACTGGACAAAATAGATACTGATAGTGCAAAGGCTGTAAAAAGCTTCAAAATAAACAATGCTTTTCAGGATAAGAATCTTTCGGAACCCGGGGAGAGAGAGGCAACTCATAGTCTGAATATCCATTTTAAAAAGTATTTGGAAGAAAAGACTATTGCAGGTGAAAAGCAAATCCGCAGTGACCTGGCAAAAATTATGTCACTGAATATGAAAGCCATTGAAAGAAAAAGTGATACTGCTATTGTTACAGCTGGCAATGCTACCTTTTGGATTGTCAGTTTGGGAACAGTATGTTTTATGATTGCCTTTACACTTCTTTTTAATCTCCCTCAGACTATTGCCGAGCCTATTCGCCAGCTTACTTCAAGTATCCGTCAGATTGCCGGTCGAAATTATCATGAAAGAGTTCACTTCAAAGGCAGTGAAGAATTTAATGATCTTGCTGATTCATTCAACATTATGGCTGAAAAGCTTGAGGAATATGAAAGCAGCAATTTGTCCAAACAATTAATGGATAAAAAGCGTATTGAAACGCTTGTTAATAATATGCACGATGCCGTTATTGGTCTGGATGAAAATCATTTCATCTACATGATCAATGATCAGGCATTAAGAATAACCAATCTGAAGAAAGAAGAATTGATGGGAAAAACAGCTCATGAGGTGGCTATCAATAATGATTTGCTTCGTGAACTCCTTAAAAATATAGACAATCCTTCGGAAGAGCCTATAAAAATTGTAGCTGATAACAAAGAGAGCTATTTTGAGCAAGATGTAATTCCTATCAGTGCCATTAAAACCGGTGAAAAAGAAAAGAAAAACATTGGTAAGGTAATTCTCCTTCGCAACATTACGCCTTTTAAAGAATTAGACTTCGCCAAGACCAATTTTATTGCAACCATCTCTCATGAACTGAAAACACCAATCGCGGCTATTAAGATGGGGGTTCAGCTATTGGGCAATCAAAAATTTGGTTCTCTTAATGAGCAACAACAGGAATTATTAAAAAGTATAGATGAGGACGGGCAACGTTTGTTAACCATAACCAGTGAGTTACTAAACCTTTCTCAGGTAGAAAGCGGTAATATCCGTCTGAATGTTGAATCTTGTAATCCGGAAGAATTAGTTTATACAGCCGTTAAAAATGTTGAAATGCTGGCGGAACAAAAAAATATTTCTGTTATCACAGAGATAAAAACAAATAAAGAAGACCGTGTAGCTGCGGACTTTGATAAAACGGTGTGGGTTATTAATAATTTCCTGAGCAATGCCATCAAACATTCATTCCCCGAGGAAAGTATCCGAATTCTCATAGAAAAGAAAGGTGCATTTGTACGGTTCGGCATTTCTGATAGCGGAAAAGGAATTGACGAGAAATACCACCGCCAAATATTTGACCGTTATTTTCAGGTTCCCGGAGAACATCAAAGCGGAACAGGTTTGGGACTGGCAATATCTAAGAATTTTATTGAAAAACAACATGGTGAAATCGGTGTATTTAGTTCCCTGAATCAGGGCAGTACTTTTTATTTTACACTCCCCCTTTCTGGTGCAGAAATATAG